The Granulicella sibirica genome has a segment encoding these proteins:
- the tadA gene encoding tRNA adenosine(34) deaminase TadA has translation MTDEAHLQAAIAEARAAEQSGEVPVGAVIVHNGEILATGQNRVIRDADPTAHAEIVALRAAGRALNNYRLEHCTLYTTLEPCAMCAGAILHARIERLVYAASDPKAGACGSALSVMNHPLLNHRVQVEPGLLAEECGAMLTAFFRSRRKAANAQPAMGIQPHESTAEASPVTTKKAAKKTPKKWSAKINTDSTHPDHGLFLEDAESIAKALATKEVSPKGPASGMRMLNFYINRAGKNLPADRHRELEKAKEILSGIIANQKPSAPSATKRATRKTAVS, from the coding sequence ATGACCGACGAAGCCCACCTACAGGCCGCCATCGCCGAAGCCCGCGCCGCCGAGCAATCCGGCGAAGTCCCTGTAGGTGCGGTCATCGTCCATAACGGCGAAATCCTCGCCACCGGCCAGAACCGCGTCATCCGCGACGCCGACCCCACCGCCCATGCCGAGATCGTCGCCCTCCGCGCCGCGGGCCGCGCCCTCAACAACTACCGCCTGGAACACTGCACCCTCTACACCACCCTCGAGCCTTGCGCCATGTGCGCCGGAGCCATCCTCCATGCCCGCATCGAGCGCCTCGTCTACGCCGCCTCCGACCCCAAAGCCGGTGCCTGCGGTTCTGCGCTCTCGGTCATGAACCATCCCCTCCTCAACCACCGCGTCCAGGTCGAGCCCGGCCTCCTCGCAGAAGAGTGCGGAGCCATGCTGACCGCCTTCTTCCGCTCCCGCAGAAAAGCCGCAAACGCACAGCCAGCCATGGGCATCCAACCGCACGAAAGCACTGCGGAGGCTTCACCCGTGACCACGAAGAAGGCCGCAAAGAAGACCCCGAAGAAGTGGTCGGCGAAGATCAACACCGACTCCACCCACCCCGATCACGGGCTCTTCCTCGAAGACGCGGAGTCCATCGCCAAAGCCCTCGCCACGAAGGAAGTCTCACCGAAGGGTCCGGCCTCCGGCATGCGCATGCTGAACTTCTACATCAACCGCGCCGGCAAGAACCTTCCGGCAGACCGGCATAGGGAGCTCGAAAAGGCGAAGGAGATCCTCTCCGGCATCATCGCAAACCAGAAACCCTCCGCGCCGTCTGCCACGAAAAGAGCCACCAGGAAGACCGCTGTTTCCTGA
- a CDS encoding SDR family NAD(P)-dependent oxidoreductase — translation MSDRLKGKVAIVTGSTSGIGQAIAIRFGQEGASVVVDYREHMEGANDTKAAIEAAGSKCILVKSDVSKQPDTQNLVDQAWSQLGACDILVNNAGIEKNAPFVDITEADYDAVMDVNLKGAFFITQFFVRRLKEAKKPGRVINISSVHEDMVFPNFTTYCCSKGGMRMMMRNLAVELGPLGITVNNIAPGAINTPINASLLQDKPKLNALLANIPLGRLGNPDEVAGLAVLLAGEEGGYTTGSTFVVDGGLMRNYHEQ, via the coding sequence ATGTCAGACCGCCTCAAAGGAAAAGTCGCCATCGTCACCGGATCTACCTCCGGAATCGGTCAAGCCATCGCCATCCGCTTCGGCCAGGAAGGCGCAAGCGTCGTGGTCGACTACCGCGAGCACATGGAAGGTGCCAACGATACCAAGGCCGCCATCGAGGCCGCAGGTTCGAAGTGCATCCTCGTCAAGTCGGACGTCTCCAAACAGCCCGATACGCAGAACCTCGTCGATCAGGCCTGGTCCCAGCTCGGAGCTTGCGACATCCTCGTCAACAATGCCGGTATCGAGAAGAACGCTCCCTTCGTCGACATCACCGAAGCCGACTACGACGCCGTCATGGACGTCAACCTTAAGGGCGCCTTCTTCATCACCCAGTTCTTCGTCCGCCGTCTAAAAGAAGCAAAGAAACCCGGCCGCGTCATCAACATCTCCTCCGTCCACGAGGACATGGTCTTCCCCAATTTCACCACGTACTGCTGTTCCAAGGGCGGCATGCGCATGATGATGCGCAATCTCGCCGTCGAACTCGGCCCCCTCGGCATCACGGTCAACAACATCGCCCCCGGAGCCATCAACACCCCCATCAACGCCTCGCTCCTTCAGGACAAGCCAAAGCTCAACGCTCTCCTCGCCAACATCCCCCTCGGCCGCCTCGGCAACCCGGACGAGGTCGCAGGCCTGGCCGTCCTCCTCGCCGGCGAAGAAGGCGGATACACCACCGGGTCCACCTTCGTCGTCGACGGCGGCCTCATGCGCAACTATCACGAACAATAG
- a CDS encoding glutaredoxin family protein produces the protein MDLTLYSASWCRDCREAKKFLAKHSIPYTEIDIEATPGAADEVLAHVGKRAIPQFVVDGKWIQPYKPGRGFMHAEMSELFGVAE, from the coding sequence ATGGACCTCACTCTCTATTCCGCAAGCTGGTGCCGCGATTGCCGCGAAGCGAAGAAGTTCCTCGCCAAGCACAGCATCCCCTACACCGAGATCGACATCGAGGCCACCCCAGGAGCAGCCGACGAAGTGCTCGCCCACGTAGGCAAGCGCGCCATCCCCCAGTTCGTCGTCGACGGAAAGTGGATCCAGCCCTATAAACCCGGTCGCGGCTTCATGCATGCCGAGATGTCGGAGCTATTCGGCGTAGCCGAATAG
- a CDS encoding neutral zinc metallopeptidase, with protein MDWTPGGLSSDVEDRRGDSGGGGGGFGFGGGGGGGLGIVGVVVLVVVSLVTGHNYIGSYLSGGGQSAPQPRQSQYDDQGSRSGAPVQESAAESRSAQLVSFTLGKAQAYWQQTLSGEGVQYRRAKLVLYRGSTYSGCGTARSSTGPFYCPADEKIYMDLGFWDELAKFGGGTAEFAQAYVVAHELGHHIQNLLGTEQKVRRLEQQDPDERNHVSVEVELQADCFAGMWAKSGEAQGFIHPDDIQGGLKAAAAVGDDHLQKMERGTVNPDTFTHGSSAQREKWFTRGLQGGTIDSCNTFGAGPDL; from the coding sequence ATGGATTGGACGCCGGGCGGACTAAGTAGCGATGTTGAAGATCGGCGGGGAGACTCCGGGGGCGGTGGTGGTGGCTTCGGCTTTGGCGGGGGCGGTGGTGGTGGCCTGGGGATTGTTGGGGTGGTGGTGCTTGTGGTGGTGAGCCTGGTGACGGGGCATAACTACATTGGGAGCTATCTCAGCGGTGGGGGGCAGAGCGCTCCCCAGCCGAGGCAGAGCCAGTATGACGATCAAGGGTCGAGGTCGGGAGCTCCGGTGCAGGAGTCGGCGGCGGAGAGCCGGTCGGCGCAGCTTGTGTCGTTCACGCTGGGGAAGGCGCAGGCGTATTGGCAGCAGACACTCTCAGGCGAGGGTGTGCAGTACCGGCGGGCGAAGCTTGTGCTTTATCGGGGGTCGACTTACTCGGGGTGCGGCACGGCTCGGTCGTCGACGGGACCTTTCTATTGCCCGGCGGACGAGAAGATCTATATGGATCTTGGGTTCTGGGATGAGTTGGCGAAGTTCGGCGGGGGAACGGCAGAGTTTGCGCAGGCTTATGTTGTTGCGCACGAGCTTGGACACCACATTCAGAATCTGCTCGGGACGGAGCAGAAGGTGCGGAGGTTGGAGCAGCAGGATCCGGACGAGCGGAACCATGTGTCGGTCGAAGTGGAGTTACAGGCGGACTGCTTCGCCGGGATGTGGGCGAAGAGCGGCGAGGCGCAGGGGTTCATTCATCCCGATGATATTCAGGGAGGATTGAAGGCGGCTGCCGCCGTGGGCGACGATCACCTGCAGAAGATGGAGCGGGGTACGGTGAATCCGGATACGTTCACGCACGGCAGCTCGGCCCAGAGGGAGAAGTGGTTTACGCGCGGGCTTCAGGGTGGAACGATTGATTCATGCAATACATTTGGGGCGGGGCCGGATCTGTAA
- a CDS encoding ABC transporter permease — MAWWTRAVNAFRGERVNRLLDEEFESHIAEAIADGRDPHEARRAFGSMLRQREASREARVTGWLEGMRADVVFGWRQLRRNRVTSVAAVLSLALAIGSCVSAFRLIDALLLRPLPVSHPERLMALSREGLSWEGKPSTFDGWAYPAFQRMREAARGSAELIALSYTNRSDLTFASDAEMEKGSVQYVSGAMFEGFGLSPSLGRFFTAEEDRVPKAHPYAVLSYDFWTKRFARDPKVIGRTFRLEDEIFEVVGVGPKGFAGMEPGTATEIFLPTMMNPWSIRRDVTWHRTLAVMVPGAEVEPMRARLDAVSRGFEAERAKNFKGLSQQSIDNYLNQHLVLNSARAGVSGLQTDYRGALTWLGVLVFLVLLIACANVANLMTALASARAREMALRVSLGAGRARLVQMVLVESAMLASMAAAVGALLAWRFAPIVVEMISNADNPVRLDLPADWRVFGFGAGLLVAVMLLFGLMPALRASAVKPMSALKGGEDPHARRRLTHWMIAAQVAFCFLVVFTAGLFVTTFQRLSALPLGYRPDGVLVLEMVAPHGQPPEAWDEVASGLRSVPGVTGVATSGWPLMNGSAWNDAIAVNGGPPNVELGYFLSVSPKWFETMGMALRSGRDLRDSDVLPGAVVVNETFVKDFFHGLDPVGRSFDKTGDDGVQNHMDVVGVVADAPYRNLREGILPVAFLPFRRRDAKGVVERPNGGTFVVRTAAKNPRTMEQELRKKAAGTRAGFRVTNVRTQQELVDGQMVRERLLAMLGVFFAAVALLLAGIGLYGVLNYSVIQRRREIGIRVAVGARGGAIAGLVLRDVLAMVAVGLIAGVGLGLAAARSIETLFYQVKASDPVALAIPSGVILAAVAFATVPAVARALRIQPVEILRAE, encoded by the coding sequence ATGGCCTGGTGGACACGGGCGGTGAATGCGTTTCGGGGTGAGAGGGTGAACCGGCTCCTGGATGAGGAGTTCGAGTCGCATATCGCCGAGGCTATTGCGGACGGGCGTGATCCGCATGAGGCGCGGAGGGCGTTCGGGTCGATGCTGCGGCAGCGGGAGGCAAGCCGTGAGGCGCGGGTCACAGGGTGGTTGGAGGGGATGAGGGCGGACGTTGTGTTTGGATGGAGACAGTTGCGACGGAACCGGGTGACCTCGGTGGCGGCGGTGCTCTCGCTGGCGCTGGCGATCGGGTCGTGCGTGTCGGCGTTTCGACTGATAGACGCCTTATTGCTGCGGCCTCTACCTGTGAGTCATCCGGAGAGGCTGATGGCACTTTCCAGGGAGGGGTTGAGCTGGGAAGGGAAGCCCTCGACGTTCGATGGGTGGGCCTATCCGGCGTTTCAGAGAATGCGGGAGGCGGCGCGAGGGAGTGCGGAGTTGATCGCGCTTTCGTATACCAATCGGAGCGACCTGACGTTCGCCTCCGATGCGGAGATGGAAAAGGGAAGTGTGCAGTATGTTTCCGGGGCGATGTTCGAAGGCTTTGGGCTTTCTCCCTCCCTTGGCAGGTTCTTTACGGCTGAAGAAGACCGTGTTCCGAAGGCTCATCCCTATGCGGTCCTTTCCTATGATTTCTGGACGAAGCGTTTTGCGCGGGATCCGAAGGTGATTGGGAGGACGTTCCGGCTGGAGGACGAGATCTTCGAAGTGGTGGGGGTCGGGCCAAAAGGGTTTGCCGGGATGGAGCCGGGAACAGCGACCGAGATCTTTCTTCCCACGATGATGAATCCATGGTCTATTCGCCGGGACGTGACATGGCACAGGACGCTTGCGGTGATGGTGCCGGGCGCGGAGGTCGAACCCATGCGGGCGAGGTTAGACGCGGTGAGCCGGGGTTTTGAGGCGGAGCGTGCGAAGAACTTCAAAGGGCTGTCGCAGCAGAGTATCGATAACTACCTGAATCAACATCTTGTGTTGAACTCGGCGCGGGCCGGTGTGTCGGGGCTGCAGACGGACTACCGGGGAGCGTTGACCTGGCTTGGGGTGCTCGTATTCCTTGTGCTTTTGATTGCGTGCGCAAACGTGGCGAACCTCATGACGGCGCTAGCCTCGGCGAGGGCTCGGGAGATGGCTCTGCGGGTGTCGCTTGGCGCGGGACGCGCGCGTCTGGTGCAGATGGTGCTGGTAGAGAGCGCGATGCTGGCGAGTATGGCTGCGGCCGTGGGTGCTCTGCTTGCGTGGCGATTTGCTCCGATTGTTGTGGAAATGATCAGCAATGCAGATAACCCGGTGCGACTGGATCTTCCGGCGGATTGGAGAGTGTTCGGGTTTGGCGCGGGTCTGCTGGTTGCGGTGATGCTGCTCTTTGGACTGATGCCTGCGTTACGAGCGTCGGCGGTAAAGCCGATGAGTGCGTTGAAGGGCGGTGAAGATCCGCATGCGAGGCGACGGCTCACGCACTGGATGATAGCGGCCCAAGTGGCGTTCTGCTTCCTGGTTGTGTTTACGGCGGGACTGTTCGTGACGACGTTCCAGCGGCTTTCGGCGCTTCCTTTGGGATACCGGCCGGATGGAGTGCTCGTGCTGGAGATGGTGGCTCCGCACGGACAACCCCCTGAGGCGTGGGATGAGGTTGCGAGCGGGTTGCGGTCGGTGCCGGGGGTGACAGGTGTGGCTACCTCGGGATGGCCGCTGATGAATGGAAGCGCGTGGAATGACGCCATCGCGGTGAACGGCGGTCCGCCAAACGTCGAGCTTGGGTATTTCCTTAGCGTGTCGCCGAAGTGGTTCGAGACGATGGGGATGGCTCTTCGGTCGGGAAGGGATCTGCGCGACTCCGATGTGCTTCCGGGCGCGGTGGTGGTGAACGAGACGTTCGTGAAGGACTTCTTCCATGGCCTGGACCCAGTAGGGAGAAGCTTCGATAAGACTGGAGATGATGGGGTCCAGAATCATATGGACGTCGTCGGTGTGGTGGCCGATGCCCCATATCGGAACCTGCGGGAGGGGATTTTGCCGGTGGCGTTCTTGCCGTTCCGTCGGCGTGATGCCAAGGGAGTGGTGGAGCGTCCGAACGGAGGGACGTTCGTGGTGAGGACGGCCGCGAAGAATCCAAGGACCATGGAGCAGGAGCTACGAAAGAAAGCGGCAGGGACGAGAGCAGGGTTTCGAGTGACGAATGTCCGGACGCAACAAGAGCTGGTGGATGGGCAGATGGTGCGAGAGAGACTGCTGGCGATGCTCGGGGTGTTCTTTGCGGCAGTGGCACTTCTGCTGGCCGGGATTGGATTGTATGGGGTGCTGAACTACTCGGTGATCCAGCGGCGGAGGGAGATCGGGATTCGGGTTGCGGTGGGAGCGAGAGGAGGGGCGATCGCGGGGCTCGTGCTACGGGATGTGCTCGCGATGGTGGCTGTAGGCCTGATCGCGGGAGTTGGGTTGGGGTTGGCTGCGGCTCGATCCATTGAGACGCTGTTCTACCAGGTGAAGGCGTCGGATCCGGTGGCGCTGGCGATTCCTTCCGGGGTGATCCTGGCGGCGGTGGCATTTGCGACGGTTCCGGCGGTGGCTCGAGCGCTGCGGATTCAACCGGTGGAGATTCTGCGGGCGGAGTAG
- a CDS encoding PadR family transcriptional regulator — protein MKKIDSMQGSLNLLVLKLLSRRPGLHGYSIMTAIKESSGEVLQAEEGSLYPALHRMEESGWIRAKWVVKESGRRARTYELTLVGKKQLAVEESRWEMVSSAINRVLLEA, from the coding sequence ATGAAGAAAATTGACTCAATGCAGGGTTCGCTGAATCTGCTGGTGTTGAAGCTGCTGTCGCGCCGGCCCGGGTTACATGGGTACAGCATTATGACCGCTATCAAGGAGAGCTCGGGAGAGGTGCTACAGGCGGAGGAGGGCTCTCTATATCCGGCGCTGCACCGGATGGAGGAGTCGGGATGGATCCGGGCGAAGTGGGTGGTGAAGGAGAGCGGGCGCAGGGCTCGGACCTATGAGCTGACGTTGGTGGGGAAGAAGCAACTGGCGGTGGAGGAGAGCCGCTGGGAGATGGTGAGTTCGGCGATCAATCGAGTGTTACTGGAGGCTTGA
- a CDS encoding DUF6600 domain-containing protein, which translates to MKSKPTHSMRRTSALRLSLVASFLIVPATLPAQEQATDTAAETIATQPAVPAIPGVSQVRIVRLSQVNGPVELDRGNGKPETAFVNLPIIAGERLQTGEGLAEVEFEDNSSIRLTPHTSVEFTVLGRTATGSTTSTVKLISGSLYASMVKSKGTDVYSVLVGNETIGLTSASHLRIDATSTTASTVTVFKGNVPVTGSDTSITVNKNKTLTFNPSAESQPTLARANEESAPYDLWDKNSVDYHSARVASSLVGSGYSYGVSDLNYYGSFSNVGGCGSLWRPYLVSSAWDPYGSGIWSYYGGAGYSWVSPYPWGWTPFHSGSWQYCNGSGWGWRPQAGSWNGLANGPALRNINGPHFPRPIAPHPPAPGQPTLVPVNLKSIPVSHPATDGTFAFRGESAGLGVPRGVFNNLGKLSHNAEQHGFAPTPIGESQLRPGVALARSSEINPRTGVANPQSFRADANNSNRGNISNSSRSSSSYEGARNSSFSAPSHVSAPSPSFSAPAMSAPSSAPAASSGAHK; encoded by the coding sequence ATGAAGAGCAAGCCGACCCACTCAATGCGCAGGACATCAGCCCTTCGCCTTTCGCTCGTCGCCTCTTTTCTCATCGTCCCCGCGACGCTTCCAGCCCAGGAACAGGCCACCGACACGGCCGCGGAGACCATCGCCACGCAGCCCGCCGTCCCAGCCATCCCCGGCGTCTCGCAGGTCCGTATCGTCCGCCTAAGCCAGGTCAACGGCCCCGTCGAACTCGATCGCGGCAACGGGAAACCCGAGACCGCCTTCGTCAACCTGCCCATCATCGCGGGAGAGCGCCTGCAAACCGGCGAAGGCCTCGCCGAAGTCGAGTTCGAAGACAACAGCTCTATCCGCCTCACGCCTCACACCTCCGTCGAGTTCACCGTGCTCGGGCGAACCGCCACCGGATCGACCACAAGCACCGTCAAGCTCATCAGCGGATCTCTCTACGCCAGCATGGTCAAGAGCAAAGGCACCGACGTCTACTCCGTTCTGGTCGGCAACGAGACCATCGGCCTCACCTCGGCCAGCCACCTCCGCATCGACGCCACCTCCACGACCGCATCCACCGTCACGGTGTTCAAGGGGAACGTCCCCGTCACTGGCTCGGACACCTCGATCACCGTCAACAAGAACAAGACCCTCACCTTCAACCCGTCGGCCGAGTCGCAGCCCACCCTCGCCCGCGCCAACGAAGAGTCTGCCCCCTACGATCTCTGGGATAAGAACTCGGTCGACTACCACTCCGCCCGTGTCGCCTCCTCCCTCGTCGGCTCGGGCTACTCCTACGGCGTCAGCGACCTCAACTACTACGGCTCCTTCTCGAACGTTGGAGGCTGCGGTTCCCTCTGGCGGCCCTATCTCGTAAGTTCCGCCTGGGATCCCTACGGAAGCGGCATCTGGTCCTACTACGGCGGCGCGGGATACTCCTGGGTCTCGCCCTATCCCTGGGGCTGGACGCCCTTCCACTCCGGGAGCTGGCAGTACTGCAACGGCTCCGGCTGGGGCTGGCGTCCCCAGGCAGGCTCCTGGAACGGCCTCGCCAACGGTCCGGCTCTTCGAAACATCAACGGTCCACACTTTCCGCGCCCAATCGCGCCCCACCCGCCCGCACCCGGCCAGCCTACCCTGGTCCCGGTCAACCTGAAATCCATCCCCGTCTCCCATCCCGCAACAGACGGGACCTTCGCCTTCCGCGGCGAATCCGCCGGCCTCGGAGTCCCTCGCGGCGTCTTCAACAACCTCGGCAAACTCTCCCACAACGCCGAGCAGCATGGCTTCGCCCCCACCCCCATCGGGGAAAGCCAGCTACGCCCCGGCGTCGCCCTCGCCAGGTCTTCGGAAATCAACCCACGCACGGGAGTCGCGAACCCACAATCCTTCCGCGCTGACGCCAACAACAGCAATCGCGGAAACATATCCAACTCCAGCCGCTCCAGCTCTTCCTACGAGGGCGCGCGCAACTCCAGCTTCTCCGCCCCGTCACACGTCTCGGCTCCGTCGCCGTCCTTCTCCGCTCCGGCAATGTCAGCCCCGTCGTCAGCCCCAGCCGCATCCTCCGGGGCCCACAAGTAA
- a CDS encoding ArnT family glycosyltransferase, which translates to MATTVVRPADPSFRDAWRLAALFAVVKVLFHIAATAWTIHLGYGYFRDEFYYIACGRHLAWGYVDHGPIVALQSRLAILLFGKSLYGIRMLSAFAGAARIFLTGLICWAMGGRRPAQALAMFAVSVGGIYIALDSFLSMNSFESLFWMTCIFALILILRNGNQKFWLLWGAAAGLGLLNKPSMTFFLVALLIGLLLTPQRRLLLNRWAILGVALMFLIVLPNLLWQIQNHWPTLEFLENGRARGKNLKLAPLEFLKQQILILAPATILVWFTGLVWLFRSPLAKPYRWIALTYLFFLAITMALHAKDYYVVPVYPMLFAAGAIAWENYFAKTRSVRENRVFAFPIFETIILAGAAVTLPMAIPVLRPASWVAYAKAIHMYNITESETAATGPLPQFYADRFGWQEEVDIVTRAYNALSPEEKANACLWGSNYGEAGALEFLGHNLPTVISGQNNYYLWGPHGCTGKVIIAVTPTANADLMSEYQSIELVGHLNNPWSMPYEHRNIYILRGRKDPIAPEWADHKDYI; encoded by the coding sequence ATGGCAACCACCGTCGTCCGTCCCGCCGACCCGTCCTTCCGCGACGCCTGGCGTCTTGCCGCTCTCTTTGCCGTCGTCAAAGTCCTCTTCCACATTGCCGCCACCGCCTGGACCATCCACCTCGGCTACGGGTACTTCCGCGACGAGTTCTACTACATCGCCTGTGGCCGCCACCTCGCCTGGGGTTACGTCGACCACGGCCCCATCGTTGCCCTCCAGTCCCGCCTCGCCATCCTCCTCTTCGGAAAATCCCTCTACGGCATCCGCATGCTCTCGGCCTTCGCCGGAGCCGCCCGCATCTTCCTCACCGGCCTCATCTGCTGGGCGATGGGGGGCCGGCGTCCTGCTCAAGCGTTAGCCATGTTCGCCGTCTCTGTAGGCGGCATTTACATCGCCCTCGACAGCTTCCTCTCCATGAACAGCTTCGAATCGCTCTTCTGGATGACCTGCATTTTCGCCCTCATTCTCATCCTCCGCAACGGCAACCAGAAGTTCTGGCTCCTCTGGGGAGCAGCCGCCGGTCTTGGCCTCCTCAACAAGCCGTCGATGACCTTCTTCCTCGTCGCGCTCCTGATCGGCCTATTACTCACCCCGCAACGCCGCCTCCTCCTCAATCGCTGGGCCATCCTGGGCGTTGCCCTCATGTTCCTCATCGTCCTCCCCAATCTTCTCTGGCAGATCCAGAACCACTGGCCCACTCTCGAGTTCCTCGAGAACGGCCGCGCCAGGGGCAAAAATCTCAAACTCGCCCCACTCGAGTTCCTCAAGCAGCAGATCCTCATCCTCGCGCCCGCCACCATCCTCGTCTGGTTCACCGGCCTCGTCTGGCTCTTCCGCAGCCCCCTCGCGAAGCCCTACCGTTGGATCGCCCTGACTTATCTCTTCTTCCTCGCCATCACCATGGCCCTCCACGCGAAGGACTACTATGTCGTCCCCGTCTATCCCATGCTCTTCGCCGCCGGAGCCATCGCCTGGGAGAACTACTTCGCCAAAACCCGTTCCGTCCGCGAGAACCGCGTCTTCGCCTTCCCCATCTTCGAGACCATCATCCTTGCCGGAGCTGCCGTCACCCTCCCCATGGCGATCCCCGTCCTTCGCCCCGCCTCATGGGTCGCCTACGCCAAGGCCATCCACATGTACAACATCACCGAGTCCGAAACCGCCGCCACCGGTCCTCTCCCCCAGTTCTACGCCGACCGCTTCGGCTGGCAGGAGGAGGTCGACATCGTCACCCGTGCCTACAACGCCCTCTCACCCGAAGAGAAGGCCAACGCCTGCCTCTGGGGCTCAAACTACGGCGAAGCCGGGGCCCTCGAGTTCCTCGGGCACAACCTCCCCACCGTCATCAGCGGCCAGAACAATTACTACCTCTGGGGTCCTCATGGCTGTACCGGCAAAGTCATCATCGCCGTCACCCCCACCGCGAACGCCGATCTCATGAGCGAGTACCAGAGCATCGAACTCGTCGGCCACCTCAACAACCCCTGGTCTATGCCCTACGAGCACCGCAACATCTACATCCTGCGCGGCCGCAAAGATCCCATCGCCCCCGAATGGGCCGACCACAAGGACTACATCTAG
- a CDS encoding OmpP1/FadL family transporter yields the protein MCGAFATTATHAQGSASLGNGLSAAAMARGGSTVTEHASPLDAVEGNPAGLAGLSARGLDVSVLGLVAGGTFNNSVNHNAKLRGVAGVMPFGAFATPIGHTPWVAAVAFTPEVLMRANWHYNDAPGTAGVTYGYQKQETQIIAVRSSLGIARSFGPKWSVGATAGIVYNQNDLHAPYIFQQEPHLAGLKVLLNLTTRGYGWNGGAGVQFAPNSRLRTGLSWKSGTTIRTQGNADGSASALFTALGLTNDPSFHYHTQVQNDLPQAFSAGASYKVNQHVTLAFQGDFTGWHTAFAQLPITLTQGNNAVINSVVGADHFNDAVPLHWRNQGTFHAGAELPVTETVTVRAGYQYADNPVPASTLLPLTAAIMQQAIGTGAGWTHKRWHYDAAYQVQLPATQSVGQSAILAGEYDNSRLKIWTQSLTLTARMKF from the coding sequence CTGTGCGGGGCGTTCGCCACCACCGCCACCCACGCTCAGGGATCCGCCTCACTCGGCAACGGCCTCAGCGCCGCCGCCATGGCACGCGGTGGATCCACCGTTACCGAACATGCCAGCCCGCTCGACGCCGTCGAAGGCAACCCCGCTGGTCTGGCTGGCCTCTCCGCCCGTGGCCTCGACGTCAGCGTCCTCGGCCTCGTCGCTGGTGGAACCTTCAATAACTCTGTCAACCACAACGCCAAGCTTCGCGGAGTCGCCGGAGTCATGCCCTTCGGAGCCTTCGCCACCCCCATCGGCCACACCCCCTGGGTTGCCGCCGTAGCCTTCACGCCTGAAGTCCTCATGCGCGCTAACTGGCACTACAACGACGCCCCCGGAACTGCCGGCGTCACCTACGGCTACCAGAAGCAGGAGACGCAGATCATTGCCGTCCGCTCTTCCCTCGGCATCGCCCGCTCCTTCGGCCCAAAATGGTCCGTCGGCGCGACGGCAGGCATCGTCTATAACCAGAACGACCTCCACGCCCCCTACATCTTCCAACAGGAACCGCATCTCGCCGGCCTCAAGGTCCTCCTGAATCTCACCACCCGTGGCTACGGCTGGAACGGCGGTGCCGGCGTCCAGTTCGCGCCCAATAGCCGTCTCCGCACCGGCCTCTCCTGGAAGAGCGGCACTACCATCCGCACCCAGGGGAATGCCGACGGCTCCGCCTCCGCCCTCTTCACCGCCCTCGGCCTCACCAACGATCCGTCCTTCCACTACCACACACAGGTCCAGAACGACCTCCCCCAGGCTTTCTCCGCCGGCGCATCCTATAAGGTCAACCAGCATGTCACCCTCGCCTTCCAGGGAGACTTCACCGGCTGGCACACGGCCTTCGCCCAGCTTCCCATCACCCTCACCCAGGGGAACAATGCCGTCATCAACTCCGTCGTCGGCGCCGACCACTTCAACGACGCCGTCCCTCTCCACTGGCGCAACCAGGGCACCTTCCATGCCGGAGCCGAGCTACCTGTCACCGAGACAGTGACTGTACGCGCCGGCTACCAGTACGCCGACAATCCCGTCCCCGCCTCAACCCTGCTCCCCCTCACCGCCGCTATCATGCAACAGGCCATCGGCACTGGCGCCGGCTGGACGCACAAGCGTTGGCACTACGACGCCGCCTACCAGGTCCAGCTTCCCGCCACCCAGTCCGTAGGCCAGAGCGCCATCCTCGCCGGCGAGTACGACAACAGCCGCCTCAAAATCTGGACCCAGTCCCTGACCTTAACCGCGCGCATGAAGTTCTAA